One region of Turicibacter bilis genomic DNA includes:
- a CDS encoding calcium-translocating P-type ATPase, PMCA-type: protein MFYFLVNPHKVDCKIKRKKVSVIKRLANEAESANIVVTNLKTGLKQQEVESLRTQYGANEFTKPKERGLLFELLDVFKEPLMVILFIASGMSFLVGEYQDGIGICMAVLLGIIIGRVTEGRSKKAAESLAKMTDDVLVKVLRDGRRQMVHKTEIVPNDLVYLETGDMVPADGVILEATELKLREDMLTGEADQVTKEKEHIVYGGTLVGNGYGLMQVTKIGDATEMGVIAKDLNQEEQMTPLQLKLGKLGQRISSISSAVAAMLFIYMIIQIFKDSQIQLKFSSWDAFVHSLHDVNMVFPSIKTAFVVCVGLIVAAVPEGLPTMVNITLAMTMAKMAKINVLIRKKEACETIGSVSVICSDKTGTLTENKMKVGKVFVDGHETLFKEVNEHPILVENCLVNSSADVEFNGTHQNYIGNPTEGAIISMINNPSYQQVRESAQIVYQIPFTSSNKYMLTVTKRPTGYLILSKGAPEVILKQCKNEIVDGKVRPLTKVREQAILDKMKELQSNAMRIIAFAYQETTKKEDFMDKNHWSAQFTFHGFVGINDPLREGVKESIECARQARIETKILTGDNIHTAIAIGNELGILTPDKRAVEASYIDGLTDTELRKEIKNIAIVARSMPNTKMRIVAALQKNGEVVAVTGDGINDAPALTKADVGIAMGIAGTEVSRNAADIILTDDSFNTIVEAIKWGRGIYNNFQRYLQFTLTVNVIAFLLTIITQLMDKPLPFTTIHLLWVNIIMDGPPALALGMEPVRQTVMRRKPTSKNANIINRFMIHTIVINSLFMIIVLLGQLQFNFLGADLNHVTSGASEGQTVIFSLFVSLVLFNALNCREFGLVSIFMNFFKNKIALLILALTFGIQVIVTQVAGDFFHTVPLSGVMWLKIIGVGSTVVLFNEVFKWILRLINQSRKRARRAKKHDVVVSN, encoded by the coding sequence TTGTTCTATTTTTTAGTTAATCCGCATAAGGTTGATTGTAAAATAAAAAGAAAGAAGGTGTCGGTCATTAAACGTTTGGCAAATGAAGCAGAATCAGCTAATATCGTCGTTACAAATTTAAAAACAGGATTAAAACAGCAAGAAGTCGAATCTTTAAGAACCCAATACGGTGCTAATGAATTTACAAAGCCAAAAGAACGTGGCCTATTATTTGAGTTACTTGATGTTTTTAAGGAACCACTCATGGTGATTTTATTTATTGCCAGTGGAATGAGCTTTTTAGTAGGAGAGTATCAGGATGGAATAGGGATTTGTATGGCTGTGCTACTCGGAATTATTATCGGACGCGTCACAGAGGGAAGATCAAAAAAAGCCGCTGAATCATTAGCTAAAATGACAGACGACGTTTTAGTTAAAGTGTTACGAGATGGACGAAGACAGATGGTACACAAAACCGAAATCGTGCCTAATGATTTAGTTTATCTAGAAACAGGAGATATGGTTCCAGCAGATGGCGTCATTTTAGAGGCGACAGAATTAAAGTTGCGGGAGGATATGTTAACAGGTGAAGCTGATCAGGTCACAAAAGAAAAAGAACATATTGTTTACGGCGGAACACTCGTTGGAAACGGATATGGCCTAATGCAGGTGACTAAAATTGGGGATGCCACAGAAATGGGAGTAATTGCAAAAGATTTAAATCAAGAAGAACAAATGACGCCACTCCAGTTAAAATTAGGAAAACTTGGACAGCGAATTTCTTCGATTTCTTCTGCAGTTGCAGCGATGCTCTTTATTTACATGATTATTCAAATCTTTAAAGATAGTCAAATTCAGTTGAAATTCTCTAGCTGGGATGCTTTCGTTCATTCTTTACACGATGTTAACATGGTATTCCCAAGTATTAAAACGGCTTTTGTTGTTTGTGTCGGATTGATTGTCGCTGCCGTACCAGAAGGGTTACCAACCATGGTTAATATCACGCTTGCTATGACAATGGCTAAAATGGCCAAAATTAATGTCTTAATTCGCAAGAAAGAAGCATGTGAAACAATAGGGTCTGTTAGTGTGATTTGTAGCGATAAAACAGGGACATTGACTGAGAATAAAATGAAAGTTGGAAAAGTTTTTGTGGATGGCCATGAAACTTTATTTAAAGAGGTAAATGAACATCCGATTTTAGTTGAAAACTGTTTAGTTAACAGTTCGGCTGATGTTGAATTTAATGGAACTCATCAAAATTACATTGGGAATCCAACTGAGGGTGCGATTATCTCGATGATTAACAATCCAAGTTATCAACAAGTTCGAGAATCGGCACAGATTGTGTATCAAATTCCATTTACTTCATCGAACAAATATATGTTAACGGTCACTAAGCGACCAACTGGGTATCTCATCTTATCTAAAGGTGCCCCAGAAGTCATTTTAAAACAATGTAAAAATGAGATCGTTGATGGAAAAGTTCGTCCATTAACAAAAGTTCGTGAACAAGCCATTTTAGATAAAATGAAAGAATTACAATCAAATGCTATGCGAATTATTGCCTTTGCTTATCAAGAAACGACAAAAAAAGAAGATTTTATGGATAAAAATCATTGGAGTGCGCAATTTACGTTTCATGGATTTGTTGGGATTAATGATCCGTTACGCGAGGGCGTTAAAGAATCTATTGAATGTGCACGTCAGGCACGAATCGAAACAAAAATTTTGACAGGGGATAATATCCATACAGCCATCGCCATTGGAAATGAACTAGGTATTTTAACACCTGATAAACGTGCGGTTGAAGCGAGTTATATTGATGGCTTAACCGATACTGAATTGAGAAAAGAAATTAAAAATATTGCGATTGTGGCACGTTCAATGCCAAATACCAAAATGCGAATTGTTGCTGCGCTTCAAAAAAATGGAGAAGTCGTAGCCGTTACAGGAGATGGGATTAATGATGCCCCAGCTTTAACGAAAGCAGATGTTGGAATTGCCATGGGGATTGCTGGAACTGAAGTGAGTCGTAATGCAGCAGATATTATCTTAACAGATGATAGTTTTAATACGATTGTTGAGGCAATTAAGTGGGGAAGAGGGATTTATAATAACTTCCAACGTTACTTGCAATTTACGTTAACAGTTAATGTCATTGCTTTTTTACTTACGATCATCACTCAATTAATGGACAAACCGCTGCCATTTACAACGATACATTTATTATGGGTAAATATTATCATGGATGGTCCACCTGCGTTAGCTCTAGGAATGGAACCTGTCCGACAAACGGTAATGAGACGTAAGCCAACATCAAAAAATGCAAATATTATTAACCGCTTTATGATTCATACCATTGTGATTAATAGTTTATTTATGATTATTGTGTTATTAGGTCAATTACAATTTAACTTCCTTGGAGCGGATTTAAATCATGTGACCAGTGGTGCAAGTGAAGGGCAAACAGTTATTTTTAGTCTGTTTGTTAGCTTAGTTCTGTTTAATGCCTTAAACTGTCGAGAATTTGGACTAGTTAGTATCTTTATGAATTTCTTTAAAAATAAAATTGCTCTTCTCATTTTAGCGCTAACATTTGGAATCCAGGTGATTGTGACACAAGTAGCAGGAGATTTCTTCCACACAGTTCCATTAAGTGGAGTGATGTGGTTAAAGATTATCGGAGTTGGTTCAACCGTCGTTTTATTTAATGAAGTGTTTAAATGGATTTTACGTTTAATTAATCAATCACGTAAGAGAGCACGTCGTGCAAAAAAACATGACGTTGTGGTTTCAAATTAG
- a CDS encoding aryl-sulfate sulfotransferase produces the protein MKKSYRQYLLGCICLIIAILVLFLYHSNSPSVEIVQDTLTSQQEIDSTLSETITNGTYTLEQPFVILNPYGNAPLSALIAFSTEKETSVTITVAGKDEQSTFTHEFGQATSHLIPVYGLYADSLNQITLTLSDGRTQTIEIQTDPLPNDLALPSSVYADKSRLENDLYFVTPSSQGYTAAYDINGDVRWYLTSKNVWDVKRLENGNLLLSSDRTMAPPYYMTGLMEMDLLGKVYVEYVLEAGYHHDAIELPNGNLLIAGNNPDRMTVEDYVVELDRTTGQVIKSWDLTSILPTEAAKSENWTEHDWFHNNSVDFDEANQAIILSGRHQDAVISIDYKTGDLNWIVGDSTGWPEEMQHYFFTPIGENFEWQWSQHSAKIFPSGDLAIFDNGNNRSKNPYNYVNPNNNYSRGVIYHLDTNNMTIEQVFEYGKERGSSFYSPYISEIDYLGANHYLIHSGGIGSINGEALNQPAFFYENANLSSQTVEVLDGERIFELDLPSHFYRASKLSLYTDSNNYSLTPGKRVGTLGETKTLPIKVKGLRFNKNELGEEYQIKLTQESDRLILTGNFKEGQKVKLILNKLGDQRVYDIRITTTAYTAMCVDLFNPDQVTNADRLSITKYVNAEGLLGQYELYLEVDNIVYPLHQSVTFQ, from the coding sequence ATGAAAAAAAGTTATCGACAATACTTACTAGGCTGCATTTGTCTAATCATAGCAATACTCGTTCTGTTTTTATATCACTCTAATTCCCCTTCTGTTGAAATCGTTCAAGATACCTTAACTTCTCAACAAGAGATTGATTCTACCTTAAGCGAAACGATCACAAATGGAACGTATACTCTAGAACAACCTTTTGTCATTCTGAATCCTTACGGGAATGCTCCTTTATCAGCTTTAATTGCCTTTTCAACTGAAAAAGAGACGTCTGTAACGATAACAGTTGCAGGAAAAGATGAACAATCAACCTTCACGCATGAGTTTGGTCAAGCTACCTCACACCTAATTCCTGTTTATGGACTTTATGCTGATAGCTTAAATCAAATCACACTCACTTTAAGTGATGGTCGTACACAAACAATTGAAATCCAAACGGATCCACTCCCTAACGACTTAGCACTTCCTTCATCTGTCTATGCGGATAAATCTAGGTTAGAAAATGACCTCTATTTCGTGACTCCATCCTCTCAAGGCTATACAGCTGCATATGATATCAATGGCGATGTCAGATGGTATTTAACTAGTAAAAATGTTTGGGACGTCAAACGTCTAGAAAACGGAAATCTCTTACTCAGCTCTGATCGAACGATGGCCCCACCTTATTATATGACCGGTCTAATGGAAATGGATTTACTCGGTAAAGTCTACGTAGAGTACGTCCTTGAAGCAGGATATCACCATGATGCTATCGAACTTCCAAATGGAAACCTATTAATCGCTGGTAATAATCCAGATCGCATGACGGTAGAAGATTATGTTGTGGAACTTGATCGTACAACAGGACAAGTCATCAAATCTTGGGACTTAACATCTATTCTCCCCACTGAGGCAGCAAAAAGTGAAAATTGGACTGAGCATGATTGGTTCCATAATAACTCCGTTGATTTTGATGAAGCAAATCAAGCCATTATTTTATCAGGACGCCACCAAGATGCTGTCATCAGTATTGATTACAAAACAGGTGATTTAAACTGGATTGTTGGGGATTCAACAGGTTGGCCTGAAGAAATGCAACACTATTTCTTTACTCCTATTGGCGAAAATTTTGAATGGCAATGGTCACAACATTCTGCAAAAATCTTCCCAAGTGGAGATCTTGCGATTTTTGATAACGGAAACAATCGTTCAAAGAATCCTTATAATTATGTCAATCCAAATAATAACTATTCACGAGGCGTGATTTATCACCTAGACACTAACAATATGACGATTGAACAAGTCTTTGAATATGGAAAAGAGAGAGGAAGCTCATTCTATTCTCCCTATATCTCAGAAATTGATTACTTAGGTGCAAACCATTACTTAATTCATTCTGGTGGTATCGGATCCATCAATGGGGAAGCTTTAAATCAGCCGGCTTTCTTCTATGAAAATGCCAATTTATCTAGCCAAACCGTTGAAGTTTTAGATGGTGAGCGCATTTTTGAACTCGATTTACCCAGTCATTTTTATCGTGCATCTAAGTTAAGCCTTTACACTGATTCAAATAACTATTCACTAACACCTGGAAAACGCGTCGGAACACTTGGAGAAACCAAAACCTTACCGATTAAAGTCAAGGGGTTACGTTTTAATAAAAATGAATTAGGTGAGGAGTATCAAATTAAACTCACGCAAGAGTCCGATCGTTTAATATTAACTGGAAATTTCAAAGAAGGACAAAAAGTCAAACTTATTTTAAATAAACTCGGTGATCAACGTGTCTATGACATCAGAATTACAACGACTGCTTATACGGCCATGTGTGTTGATTTATTCAATCCTGATCAGGTGACAAATGCTGATCGTCTAAGCATTACTAAATATGTCAATGCAGAGGGATTACTTGGACAATATGAACTATATTTAGAAGTTGACAATATCGTCTACCCTCTTCATCAATCCGTTACTTTTCAATAG
- a CDS encoding bifunctional metallophosphatase/5'-nucleotidase, producing MKQLKIYFTSDLHGYVYPTDYTDTTEKPMGLLNILSHYQKDGNTLIIDAGDTIQGSPFMTFLSTENLEKHPVATVMNQGGYDYITLGNHEFNYGYDYLKSYLTNLNAKCLCANIIDKTGILPIASSDIKVMENGLKVGVIGFTTDFIPIWEKAYNLTNFDVLDTFSSIQKIHDELKPKVDVLIGIYHGGFEYDLETHEQLSTSSENIAYKICKELQFDLLLTGHQHVPLQDRDLFGTHIIQTPHNASKYAQVNITVADDQKLSIHSSLNAVSINPEPHLYQELMPLETRVQQWLDSPVGYLNVELQPAERIDMAVNGSLLANFINQIQLEVAESDLACTSFANAIKGFDTSVTVRDIVSTYVYPNTLVVLEVTGTVLKQALEVCASYIHNENGELSVSRRFLQPKVAHYNYDFFSNVFYTFDLTKPVGERVTSMIVNDKKVQPEDTFSLVMNNYRSSGVGGYEFFRDCPVIKEIQIEMTEIIINYFKKHQYITVDDRQFIKVIK from the coding sequence ATGAAACAGTTAAAAATTTACTTTACATCTGATTTACACGGTTACGTCTACCCAACAGATTATACCGATACAACAGAAAAACCAATGGGACTATTAAATATTTTGTCTCACTATCAAAAAGATGGAAACACATTAATTATTGATGCTGGTGATACCATTCAAGGCTCACCATTTATGACTTTTTTAAGTACTGAAAATCTAGAAAAACATCCGGTTGCAACCGTTATGAATCAAGGTGGATATGATTATATCACCTTAGGTAACCATGAATTTAACTATGGCTATGACTATTTAAAATCGTATTTAACAAACTTAAACGCGAAATGTTTATGTGCTAATATCATAGATAAAACTGGCATTTTACCGATTGCATCATCTGACATTAAAGTCATGGAAAATGGATTAAAAGTAGGTGTCATTGGATTTACAACTGACTTCATTCCAATTTGGGAAAAAGCGTATAACTTAACTAATTTTGATGTATTAGATACATTTTCTTCGATTCAAAAGATTCATGATGAATTAAAACCAAAAGTTGATGTTTTAATCGGGATTTACCACGGTGGATTTGAATATGATTTAGAAACTCACGAACAACTGAGCACATCATCTGAAAATATTGCTTATAAAATTTGTAAAGAATTACAGTTTGATCTCTTATTAACTGGACATCAGCATGTCCCACTTCAAGATCGAGATTTATTTGGAACGCATATTATCCAAACTCCACATAATGCCTCTAAGTACGCTCAAGTCAATATAACAGTTGCAGACGATCAAAAACTTTCTATTCATTCGTCTTTGAATGCCGTTTCAATCAATCCAGAGCCCCATTTATATCAAGAATTAATGCCGTTAGAAACTCGAGTTCAGCAATGGCTAGACTCTCCAGTGGGTTATTTAAATGTTGAATTACAACCTGCAGAGCGTATAGATATGGCAGTAAATGGTTCACTATTAGCGAACTTTATTAATCAAATCCAATTAGAAGTAGCTGAATCAGATTTAGCCTGTACATCCTTTGCTAATGCAATCAAAGGATTTGATACAAGTGTCACTGTTCGTGATATCGTGTCAACGTACGTTTATCCAAATACGCTTGTTGTCCTTGAAGTCACTGGAACGGTCTTAAAACAAGCATTAGAAGTTTGTGCTTCATACATTCATAATGAAAATGGTGAACTTTCAGTTTCTCGTCGTTTCTTACAACCAAAAGTCGCTCACTACAACTATGACTTCTTCTCAAATGTCTTCTATACCTTTGATTTAACCAAACCAGTTGGTGAACGCGTCACATCCATGATCGTAAATGACAAAAAAGTTCAACCTGAAGATACTTTCAGTTTAGTCATGAACAACTATCGTTCAAGTGGTGTTGGAGGTTATGAATTCTTCCGTGACTGCCCAGTTATTAAAGAAATCCAAATTGAAATGACTGAGATTATCATCAATTACTTCAAAAAACATCAATACATTACCGTCGATGATCGTCAATTTATTAAAGTCATCAAATAA
- a CDS encoding GNAT family N-acetyltransferase: protein MLKAEESVSVSYRALNQSDLEELLKLYQDKLFIQGYGKIDEDRQTKQQLEDWYEHSIHSLDEYYFSIWMEGGKEWIGFISLTDFNEDQSEAWMSIGIKPTWWGMGIGTKVLTAFIDDCFTNWHLKTLRLSVFSTNHRALMLYQKVGFQVEMIYKQNQAPNWFNTDIYQLSLSQSYEILGE, encoded by the coding sequence ATGTTGAAAGCAGAAGAGTCAGTGAGCGTTAGTTATCGTGCCTTAAATCAATCTGATTTAGAAGAACTGTTAAAGTTATACCAGGATAAATTATTTATTCAAGGATACGGAAAAATAGATGAAGACAGACAGACAAAACAACAGTTAGAAGATTGGTATGAGCATTCTATTCATTCTTTGGATGAGTATTACTTTTCAATTTGGATGGAAGGCGGTAAAGAATGGATAGGTTTTATTAGTTTAACTGACTTTAATGAGGATCAAAGTGAGGCTTGGATGAGTATAGGTATAAAGCCAACTTGGTGGGGCATGGGAATAGGAACAAAGGTTCTTACAGCATTCATTGATGATTGCTTTACCAATTGGCATCTTAAAACGTTAAGATTGAGTGTGTTTTCAACTAATCACCGAGCGTTGATGCTTTATCAAAAAGTGGGATTTCAAGTTGAAATGATTTACAAGCAAAATCAAGCACCGAATTGGTTTAATACAGATATTTATCAGCTTTCTTTAAGCCAATCGTATGAAATATTGGGGGAGTGA
- the nhaC gene encoding Na+/H+ antiporter NhaC codes for MKQQRKATLFESLIPIVFLIIILALSLIVFKVDPQIPLLLGTAVASLIGVYRLGFKWSELEDGIIETIKMAIQAILILLIVGTLIGTWILSGVVPSMIYWGLNILSPSIFLVATLLICSIVSVSTGSSWTTAGTVGIALLGIGQTLGIPSPVIAGAIISGAYFGDKMSPLSDTTNLAPAMAGATLFDHIKHMMYTTVPAYVIAIVIYAILGVKYAGQSLDMAQINIIKETLVSNFNTLSPILLLAPVSVIAMVILKLPALPALLTGTLIGGAFAIIFQGASLGDVMSAMHYGYQSHTGVVAVDDLLTRGGLDSMLWTVSLVVCALSFGGVLEKTGMLETIATRILQFAKGTFGLVFATIITCIFTNIVTGDQYLAIVMPGRMYKDEYAKRNLAAKNLSRAIEDSATVTSALIPWTTCGSYMIATLGINPIAFLPYAFFNLLSPMISLILAATGWTMEKRQSTEQK; via the coding sequence ATGAAACAACAACGAAAAGCAACACTATTTGAATCATTGATTCCTATCGTATTTTTAATTATTATTTTAGCGTTATCCTTAATTGTCTTTAAGGTGGATCCTCAAATCCCACTTTTATTAGGGACAGCTGTTGCTTCCTTAATCGGAGTCTATCGACTTGGCTTTAAATGGTCGGAGCTTGAAGACGGAATTATCGAAACGATTAAAATGGCTATCCAAGCCATTCTGATTTTATTAATTGTAGGAACACTAATTGGAACATGGATTTTAAGTGGGGTTGTTCCTTCAATGATTTACTGGGGATTAAATATTTTGTCACCTAGTATTTTCTTAGTGGCAACGTTATTAATTTGTTCAATTGTTTCTGTTTCAACAGGTTCGTCTTGGACAACTGCGGGAACAGTTGGGATTGCTCTATTAGGAATTGGTCAAACATTAGGAATTCCATCACCCGTTATTGCAGGAGCCATTATTTCAGGGGCTTATTTTGGTGATAAAATGTCACCTCTTTCAGATACAACCAATTTAGCACCAGCTATGGCAGGTGCAACTTTATTTGATCATATTAAGCATATGATGTATACGACTGTTCCGGCTTATGTCATCGCAATCGTCATCTATGCGATTCTTGGCGTTAAATATGCCGGTCAATCATTAGATATGGCTCAAATTAACATCATTAAAGAAACATTAGTTTCAAACTTTAACACCTTATCTCCAATTCTTTTATTAGCTCCTGTCTCTGTTATTGCCATGGTTATTTTAAAACTTCCTGCACTTCCAGCCTTATTAACAGGAACATTAATCGGTGGTGCTTTTGCAATCATTTTCCAAGGAGCAAGTTTAGGTGATGTCATGTCAGCCATGCATTACGGTTATCAGTCACATACAGGTGTCGTAGCGGTTGATGACTTATTAACTCGTGGTGGATTAGATAGTATGTTATGGACTGTTTCTTTAGTTGTATGTGCACTATCATTTGGTGGAGTCCTTGAAAAAACAGGTATGCTTGAAACGATTGCAACACGTATCTTACAGTTTGCTAAAGGAACATTCGGTTTAGTTTTTGCAACAATTATCACATGTATCTTTACAAACATTGTAACTGGAGATCAATATTTAGCAATTGTCATGCCTGGACGCATGTATAAAGACGAATATGCGAAACGTAACTTAGCAGCTAAAAACTTATCACGTGCGATTGAAGATAGCGCAACAGTAACATCAGCTTTAATCCCATGGACAACCTGCGGTTCATACATGATTGCCACATTAGGGATTAATCCAATTGCCTTCTTACCATATGCTTTCTTTAACTTATTATCGCCTATGATTTCATTAATTTTAGCAGCCACAGGATGGACAATGGAAAAACGTCAATCAACAGAGCAAAAATAG
- a CDS encoding cold-shock protein, which yields MNTGTVKWFNAEKGFGFISVEGGEDVFVHYSAITGEGFKTLEEGQKVSFDIVEGNRGAQASNVVKL from the coding sequence ATGAATACAGGTACAGTTAAATGGTTTAACGCAGAAAAAGGATTCGGATTCATTTCAGTTGAAGGTGGAGAAGATGTATTCGTACATTACTCAGCAATTACTGGTGAAGGATTCAAAACATTAGAAGAAGGACAAAAAGTTTCTTTCGATATCGTTGAAGGAAACCGTGGAGCTCAAGCTTCTAACGTTGTTAAATTATAA